In Halanaeroarchaeum sp. HSR-CO, one DNA window encodes the following:
- a CDS encoding heme-copper oxidase subunit III: MSVGDSETVDGSSSEPHLPAPDDWPRAFGEASWWPFVAALGAAAIYTGFGLWLVFLQGWAALPEMAGAAVIVLGVVVFIAGLYGWLYQAFIAHFWNRPGDAAKFRWGMILFLATEVATFGTGFVYYFFIRVGPWPPGELPHLLTSLVAANTAILITSSFTLHFAHTALRDGNRQRFRTLLGTTVVLGVVFLAGQAYEYFQFVVTEGFGLASGPFYSAFFGLTGLHGLHVLLGVVLLLILFVRGIAGQFSADRHTSVATVTMYWHFVDAVWIFLVTTLYVGAVV; this comes from the coding sequence ATGAGCGTCGGAGACTCCGAGACGGTCGACGGATCGAGTAGCGAGCCACACCTCCCTGCACCGGACGACTGGCCTCGAGCCTTCGGAGAGGCGTCCTGGTGGCCGTTCGTCGCGGCACTCGGTGCGGCCGCGATCTACACCGGATTCGGCCTCTGGCTCGTCTTCCTCCAGGGTTGGGCTGCCCTCCCCGAGATGGCCGGTGCGGCCGTCATCGTTCTGGGAGTCGTCGTCTTCATCGCCGGTCTCTACGGGTGGCTCTACCAGGCGTTCATCGCCCATTTCTGGAATCGCCCCGGGGACGCGGCCAAATTCCGGTGGGGGATGATCCTGTTCCTCGCCACCGAGGTGGCCACGTTCGGAACGGGGTTCGTGTACTACTTCTTCATCCGCGTCGGGCCGTGGCCACCGGGTGAACTCCCACACCTCCTCACCTCCCTGGTCGCCGCCAACACGGCGATACTGATCACCAGCAGTTTCACGCTCCACTTCGCGCACACGGCGCTCCGCGACGGTAACAGACAGCGCTTTCGCACCCTGCTCGGCACCACCGTCGTCCTCGGCGTGGTCTTCCTCGCCGGACAGGCCTACGAGTACTTCCAGTTCGTCGTCACCGAAGGGTTCGGACTGGCCAGTGGCCCGTTCTACAGTGCCTTCTTCGGGTTAACCGGTCTCCACGGACTCCACGTTTTGCTCGGCGTGGTTCTCCTCCTGATCCTCTTCGTCAGAGGGATAGCCGGGCAGTTTTCGGCCGATCGACACACGTCCGTGGCCACGGTGACGATGTACTGGCACTTCGTCGACGCGGTGTGGATCTTCCTGGTCACGACGCTCTACGTGGGGGCGGTCGTCTGA
- a CDS encoding helix-turn-helix domain-containing protein: MAETRARIAEAVRTQPGIHFNGLVRSLDLATGQVQYHLKQLDSTDEVVKTELYGRTHYFPDTYDDWERRTLALLRRETTRDVVAALLESGPVRPNALAEELDLARSTLEWHLDHLVEQAVVNKRHSARNQVTVELARPADTIELVRNADPTLLGMMVSRFTRLVDRMLAEENQS, translated from the coding sequence ATGGCAGAGACCAGAGCGCGGATCGCGGAAGCGGTCCGGACCCAGCCGGGGATACACTTCAACGGGCTCGTTCGTTCACTCGACCTCGCTACCGGGCAGGTCCAGTACCACCTCAAACAACTGGACTCGACCGACGAGGTCGTCAAGACGGAACTCTACGGCCGGACTCACTACTTCCCCGATACGTACGACGACTGGGAACGCCGGACGCTGGCGCTGTTGCGTCGGGAGACGACGCGTGACGTCGTCGCCGCGTTGCTCGAGTCCGGACCGGTCCGCCCGAACGCGCTGGCCGAGGAACTCGATCTCGCCCGGAGCACGCTCGAGTGGCATCTCGACCACCTCGTCGAACAGGCGGTCGTCAACAAGCGACACTCAGCGCGAAACCAGGTGACCGTCGAGCTCGCTCGGCCAGCCGACACCATCGAACTCGTCCGGAACGCAGATCCGACATTGCTCGGGATGATGGTCTCCCGGTTCACCCGGCTGGTCGACCGTATGCTCGCGGAGGAGAATCAGTCATGA
- a CDS encoding helix-turn-helix domain-containing protein: MAVEGGALIVSGYSSDREGLGEVISELEGKADRWRLRRLAAANGERHHSDRGSAGHPEELNLTEKQREAIQLAVEEGYYDRPRDVSLGDLADRLDITRSALSQRLNAVESKLVTDLTRHL, translated from the coding sequence ATGGCCGTCGAGGGCGGGGCACTGATCGTCAGCGGCTACAGTTCGGATCGCGAGGGTCTCGGCGAGGTCATCTCGGAGTTAGAGGGGAAGGCCGACCGGTGGCGTCTCCGCCGCCTCGCTGCGGCGAACGGGGAACGACACCACTCGGACCGGGGGAGCGCCGGCCATCCCGAAGAGCTGAACCTCACCGAGAAACAACGAGAGGCCATCCAGTTGGCCGTGGAAGAAGGATACTACGACCGCCCTCGCGACGTCTCGCTCGGCGACCTCGCAGACCGCCTCGACATCACCCGGTCGGCGCTGTCACAGCGCCTCAACGCGGTCGAATCGAAACTCGTCACGGATCTCACGCGCCATCTGTAA
- a CDS encoding DJ-1/PfpI family protein yields MNVAFCAYDGMTALDFVGGYDPITRLHRMDFLPLEWDVCARTETVTTDGLTLDVDQVKPDLGSYDLVFVPGGMATRALRHDESFVEWIGTASESEYVTSVCTRSILLGAAGLLEGRSATTHPSAFGLLEKYAEVVDDRVVHDGPVITGRGVSSSLDLGLYIVEELSDRDTRRAIAEQMDYPYDPPFQA; encoded by the coding sequence ATGAACGTCGCGTTCTGTGCCTACGACGGAATGACTGCCCTGGACTTCGTGGGCGGCTACGATCCCATCACTCGACTGCATCGGATGGATTTCCTCCCGCTCGAATGGGACGTCTGCGCCAGAACGGAGACCGTAACGACAGATGGGCTGACCCTCGATGTGGACCAGGTGAAGCCGGATCTGGGTTCCTACGACCTCGTCTTCGTCCCCGGCGGGATGGCGACGCGAGCCCTTCGTCACGACGAATCATTCGTCGAGTGGATCGGTACTGCGTCGGAGAGTGAGTACGTCACTTCCGTCTGTACGAGGTCGATACTCCTGGGTGCTGCTGGTCTCCTCGAGGGCAGGAGCGCGACGACACATCCGTCTGCGTTCGGCCTCCTCGAGAAGTACGCCGAGGTCGTCGATGACAGAGTCGTCCACGACGGACCGGTCATCACTGGCCGGGGCGTGTCCTCATCACTGGATCTCGGGTTGTACATCGTCGAGGAACTATCCGATAGAGACACCAGACGGGCCATCGCCGAGCAGATGGACTATCCGTACGACCCGCCATTCCAGGCGTAG
- a CDS encoding helix-turn-helix domain-containing protein: MESTLTDRQYEIFETAYYGGYFEWPRDSTIEELADSLDIAGSTFHHHLRHAQRKLATALVRREED, encoded by the coding sequence ATGGAGTCCACGCTCACCGATCGACAGTACGAGATATTCGAGACGGCCTACTACGGTGGCTACTTCGAGTGGCCGCGGGACAGCACCATCGAGGAGCTCGCGGACAGTCTCGACATCGCTGGATCGACGTTCCACCATCACCTGCGTCATGCGCAGCGAAAACTCGCGACCGCGCTCGTTCGCCGGGAAGAGGACTGA
- a CDS encoding cytochrome bc complex cytochrome b subunit — protein MADGGDSRLDLDRLFGHFERKVFPLHGTFLLGELALFSFTGIVATGIFLGLFYEPSTTTVTVNGEELPAAYASVLQLNGLAIGQLVRRIHHWSAHIMLATLVVHMARVYVTGAYREPRDINWLIGTGLLGLTVLAAFVGYLLPFDQFAVTATAIGYQIATSVPWVGQDLANLVFAGPFPNPQTVPRFYTLHILLIPAALVGLISVHLLLILKIKHTQDPGITGRLKQQAGSVKKGLVGIPMWPEQVVVMIGVFFAYATGVTLLAAFVPVHPIEVYGPPGGSTPAVKPDWYLLWVYGILRVMPPVDVTIFGGTIGARFLAGVVVPGVVGGAIASVPIVDKLVTGSEVDDRDYTSIEHPFDRPGRTAIGIGAAAFFVVTAVAGYYTELGIPGNTMRALIVFVPPAVGLVAYLGIKERFATRTPETPSTVEEEH, from the coding sequence ATGGCCGACGGAGGCGATTCACGACTCGATCTGGATCGACTGTTCGGTCACTTCGAGCGTAAGGTCTTCCCGCTACACGGGACCTTCCTTCTGGGCGAACTGGCGCTATTTTCGTTCACGGGTATCGTCGCGACCGGCATCTTCCTGGGTCTCTTCTACGAACCGAGTACGACGACGGTAACGGTCAACGGCGAGGAACTCCCGGCCGCGTACGCGAGCGTCCTCCAGTTGAACGGCCTCGCAATCGGGCAACTCGTCCGACGCATCCACCACTGGAGCGCACACATCATGCTAGCGACGCTGGTCGTTCACATGGCTCGCGTCTACGTCACCGGGGCGTACCGGGAACCCCGAGACATCAACTGGCTTATCGGTACTGGCCTCCTGGGACTGACCGTCCTCGCCGCGTTCGTCGGGTACCTCCTGCCCTTCGACCAGTTCGCAGTCACGGCAACGGCCATCGGCTACCAGATAGCCACGTCCGTCCCGTGGGTGGGACAGGACCTCGCGAACCTGGTCTTCGCCGGCCCGTTCCCCAATCCCCAGACCGTCCCCCGCTTTTACACCCTCCACATCCTGCTCATTCCGGCCGCACTGGTGGGGCTGATCTCGGTCCACCTGCTCCTGATACTCAAGATAAAACACACCCAGGATCCCGGCATCACCGGTCGCCTGAAACAGCAGGCCGGCTCCGTGAAGAAGGGGCTCGTCGGCATCCCGATGTGGCCCGAGCAGGTCGTCGTGATGATCGGCGTGTTCTTCGCGTACGCGACCGGCGTTACCCTCCTCGCTGCGTTCGTTCCGGTCCACCCGATAGAGGTCTATGGCCCGCCTGGCGGCAGTACGCCAGCCGTAAAACCTGACTGGTATCTCCTCTGGGTCTATGGCATCCTGCGCGTGATGCCGCCCGTCGACGTCACCATCTTCGGCGGGACGATCGGTGCTCGCTTCCTCGCCGGCGTCGTCGTCCCAGGAGTGGTCGGCGGGGCCATCGCGTCGGTCCCGATCGTCGACAAACTCGTCACCGGAAGCGAAGTCGACGACCGCGATTACACCAGTATCGAACACCCCTTCGATCGGCCGGGCCGAACCGCCATCGGCATCGGCGCCGCGGCGTTTTTCGTGGTCACCGCAGTGGCCGGGTACTACACGGAACTCGGCATTCCCGGGAACACGATGCGAGCACTGATCGTCTTCGTCCCGCCGGCGGTCGGGCTCGTCGCCTACCTCGGCATCAAGGAGCGATTCGCGACGCGGACACCCGAGACACCCTCGACCGTCGAAGAAGAACACTGA
- the coxB gene encoding cytochrome c oxidase subunit II: MTRKHVRRGVTVGLAGLIATVVFTTPVVAQSTTRDLIMGLNRDLLLLAVPIAIFMEGLLLYTVLKFRNNDEAKPTPENKGLEISWTVATALILVFVGFASYQVLAHPDVTPSPEAEAQLPDDAVVVDVTARQFLWEFDYQDENVSTLNEMVVPTDRPIYLRVHSADVIHAVHVPELALKVDAIPGQTNRLQTTITEEGTYQLYCAEYCGQGHSKMLATVEVVSSAEYEEWLDEQQSDDEEDD, encoded by the coding sequence ATGACACGAAAGCACGTGCGTCGTGGTGTGACGGTGGGCCTCGCCGGCCTCATCGCCACGGTCGTATTCACCACGCCAGTCGTCGCACAGTCGACGACCAGAGACCTCATCATGGGGTTGAACAGGGACCTCCTGTTGCTCGCAGTGCCCATCGCCATCTTCATGGAGGGACTGTTGCTCTACACGGTCCTCAAATTCCGGAACAACGACGAGGCCAAACCCACGCCCGAGAACAAGGGTCTCGAGATTTCCTGGACGGTGGCGACGGCCCTCATCCTCGTGTTCGTCGGGTTCGCCTCCTACCAGGTGCTCGCCCATCCCGACGTGACGCCGTCGCCGGAAGCCGAGGCGCAACTCCCCGACGACGCCGTGGTGGTCGACGTGACTGCACGACAGTTCCTCTGGGAGTTCGACTACCAGGACGAGAACGTCTCGACGCTCAACGAGATGGTGGTCCCGACGGACCGGCCGATTTACTTACGGGTGCACTCGGCGGACGTGATACACGCCGTCCACGTGCCGGAACTCGCGTTGAAGGTCGACGCCATCCCGGGACAGACCAACAGGTTACAGACGACGATAACCGAGGAAGGCACCTATCAGCTATACTGCGCGGAGTACTGCGGTCAGGGGCACTCCAAGATGCTCGCGACCGTCGAAGTCGTGAGTAGCGCCGAGTACGAGGAGTGGCTCGACGAACAACAGAGCGACGACGAGGAGGACGACTGA
- a CDS encoding redoxin domain-containing protein has product MVEIGDEAPEISAPLANGDIEAFSLSDELDDGPVVLAFFPGAFTSVCTDEMCTFRDEMAQFNEVGATVFGISVDTPFSLNEFRDAHDLQFGLISDHEKSAIEAYDVAMDFADLGYYGVAKRAVFVVDETGEVTYRWVSDDPGVEPDYDAVETAAEEAA; this is encoded by the coding sequence ATGGTCGAAATCGGTGACGAAGCACCAGAAATCAGTGCGCCGCTCGCGAACGGAGACATCGAAGCATTCTCCCTTTCCGACGAACTCGACGATGGGCCTGTGGTCCTCGCCTTTTTCCCGGGGGCGTTCACGAGCGTCTGCACCGACGAGATGTGTACCTTTCGGGACGAGATGGCGCAGTTCAACGAGGTCGGCGCGACGGTCTTCGGCATCAGCGTGGACACGCCCTTCTCGCTGAACGAATTCCGCGACGCGCACGACCTGCAGTTCGGTCTGATCAGCGACCACGAGAAATCGGCCATCGAGGCCTACGACGTGGCAATGGACTTCGCCGACCTGGGCTACTACGGCGTGGCCAAACGAGCGGTGTTCGTCGTCGACGAGACCGGTGAAGTAACTTATCGGTGGGTCAGCGACGATCCGGGCGTCGAGCCAGACTACGACGCCGTCGAAACGGCCGCTGAAGAGGCCGCGTAA
- a CDS encoding cbb3-type cytochrome c oxidase subunit I, with protein sequence MVGATQATLSIATGVLLLGATAWLARVENWTASPAGGGAEGTVGERSQTGYGHGHEKPTGVLRWLTTVDHKDIGIMYGIYAIIAFAWAGFSVLLMRTELLTPDATIIEIGTYNALMTSHGTTMLIVFGTPVMAAFANYFLPLLIGADDMAFPRVNAIAFWLLPPGALLIWAGFFLPEMQGSQTAWTMYTPLATQSSNPGVDLFLLGQHIIGVSGLLSAINFITTTFTERDVSWKELDIFSWTVLAQAGQILFAFPLLGAALIMLIMDRNFGTTFFAVEGGSPILWQHLFWFFGHPEVYILILPPMGLISLIIPRFSGRKLFGFKFVVYSTLAIGVLSFGVWAHHMFTTGMDPRLRASFMAVTLAIAVPSAVKTFNWITTMWDGKLVLKTPMLFAVGFLSNFIIGGITGVFLGSIPIDMYVHDTYYIIGHFHYMLMGGTVFALFAGFYYWFPMLTGRMYHETSGKIHFWLSLIGTNVTFFAMLVLGWGGMPRRYATYLPQFADLHVLATVGAFIIGIGQVVVLINLLVSYRYGERVTTGDPWDLESDGLLTPDWEWFERERVRPMADGGTPETDDGVTETEEAQ encoded by the coding sequence ATGGTGGGCGCTACGCAGGCCACACTCTCGATCGCGACCGGCGTGCTCCTCCTGGGGGCCACCGCCTGGCTCGCTCGGGTCGAGAACTGGACTGCTTCACCGGCCGGAGGCGGAGCAGAAGGGACAGTTGGAGAGAGATCACAGACGGGGTACGGGCATGGCCACGAGAAGCCAACTGGTGTTCTCCGGTGGCTCACGACCGTCGACCACAAGGACATCGGAATCATGTACGGCATCTACGCGATCATCGCCTTCGCGTGGGCCGGATTCTCGGTCCTCCTGATGCGGACCGAACTGCTGACGCCGGACGCGACGATCATCGAGATCGGCACCTACAACGCGCTCATGACGTCCCATGGGACGACGATGCTCATCGTCTTCGGGACGCCAGTCATGGCCGCGTTCGCGAATTACTTCCTGCCCTTGCTCATCGGCGCCGACGACATGGCCTTCCCCCGGGTGAATGCCATTGCGTTCTGGTTACTCCCGCCCGGAGCACTGCTCATCTGGGCCGGCTTTTTCCTCCCGGAGATGCAGGGCTCACAGACGGCCTGGACGATGTACACGCCACTGGCCACGCAATCGAGCAATCCCGGCGTGGACCTCTTCTTGCTCGGACAGCACATCATCGGGGTGAGTGGCCTGCTGAGCGCCATCAACTTCATCACGACGACCTTCACCGAGCGCGACGTCTCCTGGAAGGAACTGGACATCTTCTCCTGGACGGTACTCGCCCAGGCCGGCCAGATCCTCTTCGCGTTCCCACTCCTCGGTGCGGCGTTGATCATGCTCATCATGGATCGCAACTTCGGCACCACGTTCTTCGCGGTCGAGGGCGGGAGTCCGATCCTCTGGCAACACCTCTTCTGGTTCTTCGGTCACCCGGAGGTGTACATCCTCATCCTGCCGCCGATGGGGCTCATCAGTCTCATCATCCCACGCTTCTCCGGCCGGAAGCTGTTCGGGTTCAAGTTCGTCGTCTACTCGACGCTCGCGATCGGGGTCCTCTCGTTCGGCGTCTGGGCCCACCACATGTTCACGACCGGGATGGACCCGCGGCTCCGCGCCAGTTTCATGGCGGTCACGCTGGCTATCGCCGTCCCGAGTGCGGTGAAGACGTTCAACTGGATCACGACGATGTGGGACGGGAAACTGGTCCTGAAAACGCCCATGCTGTTCGCTGTCGGCTTCCTCTCTAATTTCATCATCGGCGGCATCACCGGCGTGTTCCTCGGGTCGATTCCCATCGACATGTACGTCCACGATACCTACTACATCATCGGCCACTTCCATTACATGTTGATGGGCGGGACCGTGTTCGCCCTCTTCGCGGGCTTCTACTACTGGTTCCCGATGTTGACCGGTCGGATGTACCACGAGACGTCCGGGAAGATCCATTTCTGGCTCTCGCTGATCGGGACGAACGTCACGTTCTTCGCGATGCTCGTGCTGGGATGGGGCGGCATGCCTCGCCGGTATGCGACGTACCTTCCGCAGTTCGCCGACTTGCACGTCCTGGCGACCGTCGGAGCGTTCATCATCGGCATCGGACAGGTCGTCGTCCTCATCAACCTGCTCGTCTCGTACCGGTATGGTGAGCGGGTGACGACTGGCGACCCGTGGGATCTGGAGTCGGACGGCCTGCTGACACCCGACTGGGAGTGGTTCGAGAGAGAGCGCGTTCGCCCGATGGCGGACGGCGGAACGCCCGAGACCGATGACGGGGTCACGGAGACGGAGGAAGCACAATGA
- a CDS encoding DUF6684 family protein: MASQPWTTETLLDISVNVVPLVVLAAFLVLIMGVAYWGMNLTIVPILAIGLIVVPAIILAYVTYVAAIKIES, translated from the coding sequence ATGGCATCCCAACCCTGGACGACAGAAACGCTACTGGACATCTCGGTAAACGTCGTACCCCTGGTGGTCCTCGCCGCCTTCCTGGTACTCATCATGGGGGTGGCGTACTGGGGGATGAATCTGACCATAGTGCCGATCCTGGCGATCGGACTCATCGTCGTCCCGGCGATCATCCTCGCGTACGTCACGTACGTCGCAGCTATCAAAATCGAGTCGTAA
- a CDS encoding ubiquinol-cytochrome c reductase iron-sulfur subunit gives MSSTDSPTTDEELSSNNTLRRRIVQTFGGIGVVSFAAAMLTPLKTLGINAEGGGGTELAGQTLVLAERYQPPDGDTTFEVGDPVTVEMMDMPDSILTFPEELVDSNNDMIRLHRLPEDQITEPTNPDWTAEGYVAYSAICTHLGCTVDWDTSDETATGRPTDHCFCHGSQFDPYEGAKVVHPPAERPLPQIGLEVGEDDVIQLTSDFGDKVGP, from the coding sequence ATGAGTAGCACAGATTCACCGACGACCGACGAGGAACTGTCCAGTAATAACACCCTGCGACGCCGCATCGTCCAGACGTTCGGCGGCATCGGCGTGGTGAGTTTCGCGGCCGCGATGCTCACCCCCCTCAAGACGCTGGGTATCAACGCCGAAGGTGGAGGAGGGACGGAACTGGCGGGGCAAACGCTGGTTCTCGCCGAACGGTACCAGCCACCCGACGGAGACACGACCTTCGAGGTCGGTGACCCGGTGACCGTGGAGATGATGGACATGCCGGATTCGATCCTTACCTTCCCGGAGGAGCTGGTCGATTCGAACAACGACATGATTCGACTCCACCGGCTTCCCGAGGACCAGATCACCGAGCCGACGAACCCCGACTGGACAGCCGAGGGGTACGTCGCCTATTCGGCCATCTGTACGCACCTCGGCTGTACCGTCGACTGGGACACCAGCGACGAGACCGCGACGGGCCGGCCAACCGACCACTGTTTCTGCCACGGGAGCCAGTTCGACCCCTACGAAGGAGCGAAGGTCGTCCACCCGCCCGCGGAACGGCCGCTGCCACAGATCGGGCTGGAGGTCGGCGAGGACGACGTCATCCAACTGACCTCGGACTTCGGTGATAAGGTGGGTCCGTGA
- a CDS encoding C2H2-type zinc finger protein, whose product MTDQQPDDTATVHRCPYCGRPEQTTQLLALHIGEEHWEQATERERDRYRTEYEAESDALWRFRLIAVGVLVVIYFGFLFTYSIVG is encoded by the coding sequence ATGACGGACCAGCAACCCGACGACACCGCGACCGTCCATCGCTGTCCCTACTGTGGCCGACCGGAACAGACCACGCAGTTGCTCGCACTCCACATCGGGGAAGAACACTGGGAGCAGGCGACCGAACGGGAACGAGACCGGTACCGAACCGAGTACGAGGCGGAATCCGACGCTCTGTGGCGGTTCCGGTTGATCGCCGTGGGCGTACTGGTGGTGATCTACTTCGGCTTCCTCTTCACGTACTCCATCGTCGGCTGA
- a CDS encoding twin-arginine translocase TatA/TatE family subunit, with the protein MIDALPLFVGGMPGGMELAVILLIAVLLFGANKIPKLARSTGQAMGEFQKGREEVEQELEEIREGPGEATSEALGEESSEAESESSTEA; encoded by the coding sequence ATGATCGACGCACTACCACTGTTCGTGGGCGGGATGCCAGGCGGGATGGAGCTGGCCGTCATCCTGCTGATCGCCGTCTTGCTGTTCGGCGCGAACAAGATTCCGAAGCTCGCCCGCTCTACGGGGCAGGCGATGGGAGAGTTCCAGAAAGGCCGCGAAGAAGTCGAACAGGAGTTAGAGGAGATCCGCGAAGGTCCTGGCGAGGCGACCTCGGAGGCCCTGGGCGAGGAGTCGTCCGAAGCCGAAAGCGAATCGTCAACCGAAGCGTAA
- a CDS encoding HD domain-containing protein has protein sequence MRNDSPPTDDPPSDGREYDPDAEHAFPDERLNAVLETILSDPEVTAYLSAQNVNPVARKGFNDHGSKHIQIVRNRALRLYELLKQGDVEFNGAADQGLEEADESVIIALAATLHDIGHVVHRDDHTYYSIPLASDILDRILPEFYDVEAAVRVKSEVLHAILCHHTPEDPLTTEAGVIRIADGLDMERGRSRIPYERGGRGINTISSQAIESVSLVEGDGKPVLVEIRMRNAAGVYQVDGLLKEKLEKSGLEDDIRIVAVNIGAKDDQLVERIEL, from the coding sequence ATGCGCAACGACAGCCCGCCAACCGACGATCCACCCAGTGATGGCCGGGAGTACGATCCGGACGCGGAACATGCGTTTCCGGACGAACGCCTCAACGCCGTCCTCGAGACCATTCTCTCGGACCCCGAGGTGACGGCTTATCTGTCCGCACAGAACGTCAACCCCGTCGCTCGGAAGGGTTTCAACGACCACGGGTCCAAACACATCCAGATCGTCCGCAACCGGGCGCTTCGCCTGTACGAACTGCTGAAACAGGGTGATGTCGAGTTCAATGGCGCTGCCGACCAGGGCCTGGAGGAAGCCGACGAGTCGGTCATCATCGCGCTCGCGGCCACCCTCCACGATATCGGTCACGTCGTCCATCGAGACGATCACACCTACTATTCGATCCCCCTCGCTTCGGACATCCTCGATAGAATCCTCCCCGAGTTCTACGACGTGGAGGCAGCCGTTCGCGTGAAGTCGGAGGTGCTTCACGCCATCCTCTGTCATCACACGCCGGAAGACCCCCTGACGACGGAGGCGGGCGTCATTCGGATCGCGGATGGCCTCGACATGGAACGGGGGCGTTCCAGGATACCGTACGAGCGGGGTGGCAGAGGTATCAACACCATCTCCAGTCAGGCTATCGAGAGCGTCTCGCTCGTCGAGGGCGACGGAAAACCCGTCCTCGTCGAGATCAGGATGCGGAACGCCGCCGGCGTCTACCAGGTGGACGGACTCCTCAAGGAGAAATTGGAAAAATCCGGGCTCGAGGACGACATCCGCATCGTCGCGGTCAACATCGGCGCGAAAGACGACCAGCTCGTCGAACGCATCGAACTCTGA
- a CDS encoding cox cluster protein, whose amino-acid sequence MSAWPPFVALGLVVAEIGIVMNLVPLSIGGILLFGGSVAGILQDAAMIERPWYALAVVGVLFALFGGGLWWTQLESLALAHVLSVGAANPIAIRGEAILLAGVLLVVGAVAGTVYEPLRNSP is encoded by the coding sequence ATGAGCGCGTGGCCACCCTTCGTCGCCCTCGGACTGGTGGTCGCCGAGATTGGAATCGTCATGAACCTGGTCCCGCTGTCGATCGGTGGTATCCTGCTGTTCGGCGGGAGTGTCGCCGGCATCCTGCAGGATGCAGCGATGATAGAGCGGCCCTGGTACGCCCTGGCCGTGGTCGGCGTGCTCTTCGCCCTTTTCGGCGGCGGGCTGTGGTGGACACAGCTCGAATCGCTCGCTCTCGCCCACGTCCTGAGCGTGGGGGCCGCGAACCCGATCGCCATCCGCGGTGAGGCCATCCTCCTCGCGGGTGTGCTACTCGTCGTGGGCGCCGTCGCAGGTACAGTCTACGAACCACTCCGCAACTCCCCCTAA